Within Xiphophorus hellerii strain 12219 chromosome 10, Xiphophorus_hellerii-4.1, whole genome shotgun sequence, the genomic segment GGCTTGCTCTAGGTTGGCCTTCGCTTTCTCCACGTAGTTCGAAGACTGGTTGATGTTGTTTTCAATCCTGTTCACCATTTCCCCCTGGAGACGACAAAGGCGTCAGACTCGAACCTTCTTCAGAGAAGGCTGAAGGTTCGTCATCGCTGCGGTTTACCTGGGCCTCCACCTCCATGGCGAGGTACTGGAACATCTCGTGCAGCTCTCTGATGCTCCTCTCCAGCTTGAGGATCTCATCGTGTCTGGACTCGATCTCATTCAGGGCCTGCTTCGTGGCCTGAGCATCGATAAGGATCTGGACACCAGacaggtttgtgtttgtgtctcatGTTTTAACAGACAGGAATCCTCACTCTACGCCACGGTGACACCAAAACGCTACAGTTGATTCAACCACAGATGTTCGTATTGGGTTATTATGTAGTAGACCAACTCAAAGGAATGCataacttaaaaaagaaaaaaagttacatttgagCAATGTTTGCAAATAATAACTTGAATACATGCATATGTATTTAGCCATATTGACTGATTAAGCTGTCACAGTAAATGAAccacgataaattaaaataagctcaattTGCATTCTGATGATTGATATTTTCTAAAgagccattttgtttacatccattttatttatggtttcggttgtgtgtgtttttactttCACCTTATTGTGTTTGGTTGTCGTGTTTTACTTGGAAAATTTAAGATGTCTTCCAATTCCAGCGTACAACTTTATTGGGTTTTGAGAGGgcgaacttgcattattatggcATTACTAATGCATTACTTGAAAACGGTCTCAAAACGACAGTTTTATCGTTTACTGCAATAATTTCTGAGACCATTTATTGTCCAGtaatatttgttattgtgactgGCCCAACTCTGAAACTTGTCAAGGCCTCAGGAAGAAGGAGATCTCAGCAGACGGGACCAAAGCAGAgctttttggtctaaatgaaaatgtaaaccAACCCTCTGCGTTTAACCCTCCAGCAGGACAGTAACCATAAGTGTACAGCCAGAAGAACAACGGAACGGTTTATGCAAGCGTTTCTATATGGTAGAACGGCCAAGTCAAAGTCTAGatttaaatccaattgagagtttgtaataattgaataaaaagttttcagagttttatttgcaacaaaacGTCCCTCATTTTTCATCCAATTCTCATGTAGGACACCTTCGTGTTGGTCTGTGGCATAAAAACCCCTAAAAGAAGCAGAGAGGTTTGTGGTTCTAATGTGAAAAGATCAGGGGATGAGTACTTTAGGGTATTTAATCTAGTCTAACTAGGATTTTCTTACCAAATCTGGTCCAGtttaaaagaagagaaaaaaaaaatcaaacctgtCAACCTGACTGACAGCAGCTAATCTGTGTTTCCAGGGTTACCGCCCGTTTCTCTTCCAGAGAACTCACATTCTGAGTGAAAACATCTGTCTGGCCGCTTTCGAGCATCGAGTCCAGCTCCTCATCGGTCACGTTGGCGCCAGCTGAAATCGGAGGGTAAAGCAGATCAGAGTTTGGAACAATAACAAAGCTACATGCAGATCTGTGTGCTGTGCTAACACCGTGGACGTCTAAAACCTGCCCGAGGAGCCGCTGACGTCTGGCTCAGGTTCGAGGCTCTCCAGGACGCTGCGACTCTTTCACAGCCACTTTCTGACTGTTTCGATGTCAATACAGCTGGCACATGGAGTACTGTTTCAAGTAAGTGTGTGAACGGATTGTGTGAAGGTGTAAAGTTATGGGACATGAGTTTGTTTGCTGACCTTTAACTAGAACCGATCATCGTTGCCACATCAGACTTTTCCGAGACAAACTGAGCAACAAAACTCAGTCAGAAGTTCAACAATTTTTCATTTCTATCTGTGTTTACTGTAATAGTGGCTCGTCTGCCTCCAGTTCAGAGAAATTCTGATCATCCCTGAAACTTAACAATATTTTGCTTCATTCGTGGCAATACAAGATCGTTAGATTTGCAACTCAACACCAACCTTTGCAGATGAATTTTTGCAGCTCGTTGTGTgtggtttatttataaaaaacagcaacaccagCTACAAAAACTGTTTAGATTGGTTTACCAAAGTGGGGAAGAatctgtagctttttatgtcGTATCACACAGAATTATAATTgttggttgttgttttgttttttttacactataCATGTTTGAGAGCAGAAAGAACAACATGACTTGTAATTTAGTCTGTGTGAACAACACTgagaaaagtcaaaatattacttTGACCAATATGTCAATATTAGTAAGAAAAGCTCAACCAAGAGGTATtggttttgtttagttttatttctttacttttttaaaaaatataaagctaCATTTCCACATAAAAGGTAATCAGGGCTGTTTTATAAATGCATTGAATACATACTTATTATTATAAGCAGATTCTCATCCATAACTCAATTGTTCTTTATCCTGAATGCAGTCAATAAAAGTGCAAAGGTTCTGATTTGCAAACTTTTATCATCTTGAAATCCCAGAAGCAAAGTTcagataaataaacagaaacagaaacgaACACGATTGTTGCATCATCGGGGAGAGTTAAGAAATGCCACCAGCAGAGCCGTCAACCTCCAAATGTCCCCTTCTCTTTTTTAAGCATCagtattagtattttttttttccaaatttgcaTTTATGCGACGTGTATAAATGTTAATCGGTTGTAGCCGTTAAAACCAATGTGACAAAGGAGTCTGGCGATGACTGTCATGGCAACCGGCAGCAGCTGAGCCAAAGAGGAAGTgatgcctgattttttttttttttttcccaagcaGAATAAAACCACAGATACAAACTGTagcaagagaaagaaaaactgagctTGGTGGACTCACTAATCTTCAGCTGGCGCTGTATTCGCTCCACGTTCCGGTCTCTGTACTGGGACTGGATGGTGTTGCAGTGGCCCATCAGCTCCACAAACTCCTTGGACAGAACGCCGTGCTGAGAAAAGAGACGCGAACCATTTCAAGTCTGGGAAACGAGCAGCAACGTCGCTCTTCTGAAGAGTGTCCAAAAACGTAATTAAACAGCTGCGGCTCTCAAACTGACGTgatgaaaaagttaatttatttcagacgTCTTCTGCATCCCAGCATGTCAAcggaaaattgagtggaaggaaaaaagtgtGGTCATGTTGTTCTGTGGTCTTCTTGTcagatgaatttttttttaattattttattttatttggaaatcagGTTCTCAGAGTGTTGCTCCCAAACATTATAACAGAAgattcagtggaaggaaaaagtgtaaaGCAGGCCATTTAGAACGCTGTATTCTAATCCATGTATTTGTTCTTGTGGCCTTTTCTCAACTACCAAATTGTACATAGAGCctccaggaaaaaaaacccaaaaacatgtTTCCCTGTTCAGACGCTACCTGAGTGCGCTGCATCCGAATGTTGATTGGAATATATTTGCCATCGTCGTCTCCCTTTTTAGGCTCGATACCTGTGGAGAAAAAGTGGCGACGGTTGAAATCTGATGGGCTGGGGACCGAAAACGTCCACTTGAAAAGCACTTACTCTTCAGCTTCTTCTGGATCTGACCCGCCAACGTTTTGATCTCGTCTCGAAGAGTTTGGAGCTCTTTCTTCATACCTGGCCGAGGATTCAGAGAAGGTTAAGTACCAGTGTGGATATTCTATCTAAGCATGCATCAGATATGTTCCTGGGGAAGTGTTTAGCTCAATTaaagatgaaacattttattaagaaCAGAGTTTTATTATTCCCTTTCTGTCTGTTTAGAGCAGCTGAAGCGAATGACGTTCTGGATAAAAACACGTACTCTCTTCTGGCAGCGCCACGCCCAGCACGGTTTTCTGCTTGTTCTCCAATTCGGTGACCATCCTCTTGAGTGCGTGCAGGCACTCGTGAATATCTTGCACCTGCAACACAAAAGttacaatttgtttttctcatatttcagaCAATGACAACGTTGTTTTGGTAAACAACTTGAGATGCTTTATAAATCCCTTCCATCGTCTTCTCATCCCTCCACCGCTGACCCAGTTAATAttgcttttaaaagaaattttaaatcattaatGAAAGTAAACGTCGTCTCTGTTTGAGGAACTTTTTGCCCCTGGATTATGAAACAGCTGGACATTAGCCGAGGGCAGAAAACGCATCACAGCGTATGCAACAGCTGGGACagaaaaccagaaccaggagcaACAGCCAGAGCAACGAGGGAAACTCAAATGCTGTTTATGAGcatcaattttacaaaataatttttttttttacagcagttCTTAGTCTGTATGTAACCTTAGCAGGAAACACATGCTGACGTCTTCAAAGTAACATTTTGACAGCTGCATCGTTGTACTGCAGTTTCTTACAAGAAAAACGCGGACCAGTTATGTGGAGAAATGTGAGGCTAGCGTAACAAAATGAGGGCTGACGCCTGTCCAACAGGGCTGTTCAACTGAGAGTTTCCAGTTGCAGATGTTGTTACAAGACGTCAATTCCCACCGCGGTGAACGGCAGGGGGACTGGGTTCACTAAGAGCTCTTATAAGTCACTCAGTAGGGTGCTGGTTTGTTAGATTTCCAAGCTACTGCACCAGTAGTTACTGCAGTTCTCCCCAATGGATATATATAATTACTGCACGAGGtggacaaaatataaagaaccAACAAGTTGTCAGGAAAGGCTCAATtactgttcagtgatttaaagtTTTGATGGTGCATTTATTTAAGTTTCTCTTCCACTAAGGGGAATATGATTAGTAAGACaagatatttatcaaaataataaaactgcatTATTATAGTCCAGGACGGGTGGccttatttttccatttaaaaaaaaagaagtttttatttatttgctaataGATGACATTTGCTAGCTCCTCATCAGTGGATGGTTGTTTATTATGGTAACAGGACAGGAGTTTACACCAGCAGATAATGACCCTGCTTGGTCACGTTGATTGGTAATTTCACTCAAAcagccatgaaaaaaaaaacaacaaaaaaaaacacctttgtttttttgcttttaaattacttttatggCCACTTGCTTTTCTCACACCAAAATCTTTTGAACTGAAACCAAGAATCCTCATCCATGGCCTCGGCCAGAGGAAAGGGATTACTAAGGCCTAACATGTCGTCAAAACAACCAGTCTGTGTGATATTTAAACTCCAGACAGTGTTGCCCTGATTTTAACACTTTCAGAAACTGGATGCTGTGTTCGTAAATTATTACGACAAAGTCACATTTCTCCCTTTTCATGCTTTTTGCGCTCCAGTAGCTTGATTAGTAATAATGCTCCTGGACTCACAATCACCTCTAAAAACATAAGTTTTGTCCAATTATATGCTCCAGCTTTGAGTTTTCTGATGATAAAAGTAAATACATTTGCTTGTTAGCAATGTAGCCATTCAtcattctgatgttttttatgTCATTAGAAATCTTATGCATATTAATACAACTAAAGCCATGGAGCAGCTGTACAGCATGTAGTCTgcttgcatttgttttataatcacaacaaaaacaaaactaaaagtttcCAGACTGGAAAACCTCAATTTTCAGATATGATGGGAACCCAGACATGCCAGACGAAAGCAACTAAAGCATGTTATAAAGCAGATATGAAATACAAACCAAAGAGGCTTTGTGCGTAAACTCTTTCCAGCtattaccatggcaacagcgAACCGGAAAGGTTGCCATCCATTggtcaataaaaacagaaactgaaagtGTTTGACATCACAAATGGCTGATACTGGATATCTTCATACAGCCTGGAAAAATGTTGTAATGTACCTTGGTGATGCACAATATAGAGGGTTTAAATGAGATATgtgaaataagactaaaaacTTTGcaagatgtgattttttttttttccatttttactttTCGTAACTTAAACGGAGCATATTCATAACAAATGTAATCTCGAGCCACTTAACATGGCaagttaaataaagaaagatgCACTAAATTCAACTCAACCACACAGATGGCTTGACATTCAAATACAATTTGATCCTAATTATAATAAAGTCACATTCAGTTTATTATGCCAGCTGGAATAAACAAAAGGGTTGCCGTCAAAGGGAACTTGGTCATCTGCAGTGAGTCACTAACTCTGCAGCAACACCTCCTGCTTATTCAAGCTTCCTTGAGTTTATTCTGGAACTGAACAATGTACTCCTGGACCTGCAAAAACTTTAGGTTGGATGTACAACAACCAGACATGAAGTGTTGTTGGGcataaatgagaaaaatcttCTGCAGGTCATTTGATAGAAGCTTTAGTTATGAATCCAATATAAAATCCTATTTAACcctacacaaaacaaaacagatttttcaacaaatctgcaaaattcactcAACGCTCACACAAAAcctacagatttttttcctgatttttactgcaaatttttctcaaaattagcTGAAAACTTTGGGTTCCAGTGACTGCTGCCGTCATACCTTAGCACAAATACCATAAATATTCTTTACAAATACTTCTAAATTAGCGCCACAAAAGCTGTGATTTTGATTGTTAAATAAATCCTGGATGGACTCATCAGTGTGAAGACCTTCaatattacttaattttaagaaacacgtACTGCGGCTCCTCAGATGtttactgatattttaacagttggattggttttattaaaacattctggcacaactggccctttaagagcgCTCAGGTTTTTgatgtggcccaaaatgaaaatgagtttcacAACCCTGCTGTAAATGAAGGGTCCTACTTTTCAACGTACACATACGATCGTGGTCTTTTCTAAAACTCTttcaataataacaataataacctTTTGGATAGCATATTTAGGGATGTTTCAAGTCGTCTGGATGAGGTTTCACACCTCCTCTCAGCTGGCCTCACCTTTCTGAAGAAAGCCTCATTGTCCTTGTCATCTTTCGCTGAAGATGTTCCAGGTTTGGTCATCAGAGCTTTGCTTTCGTCGTCGTCCTCTGAAGCGTCGGCATTCTGTATAAAAACAGATCCACAGAAACATGAGCCCTTTGCTAGACTTCACTGATTTTGTGCTGCTTCCCCTGCAGCCCTGCCCAGTCTGCCTCCCGGCCTCACACATCCTAACGGAAGCTCTCAATGCAGAGCCGCCCAGCTCCCAAAAATACTCAGAAACAGCCATTGAACACCGCTGTTGTGACACCATAACCCGTGCTGTTATTTTAGTAAAAGCTGTCACCACAGACTGGAGCTTAAAGCCGCTCCTCCACTACACcattaacttttctttttagcagGTTAGCTCGCTAATGTTAGCCGCTAACTTTGAAACTCACGCTTCCCAATTCTTTTGTTCGGTCCCGCATTTTTCCGAGAGAAGTTTACGATCCGACGTTGAAACCCGCTGCAACTCGACGCCGAAAAGAAACAATGGCTGTTCCCGATGATGAAACTCCCGAAATGTTTCCTCTTCTGTCATTCAACAAGTAAATTCCAGTAGtacgcttcttcttcttcttcttcttcttcttcttcttcttcttcttcttcttctgcggTCAACACAGCAGCCACCAACTCTTGGACGCCATCGTGTGGCAGATGCTGTTATCAGCTAAAACACATTGTTGCGGTCCATATTAAACGCTTTTCACACcgctttcatttttaatattttgacaCTTTACTGCATCCGTGGTCAGACTAGCCAAAAAGAGGTCTTGGGTTAGAGTAAAATTATTACGATAGCAGAATAACAGTAGAGTAGAATAGAAAATAATGGCTTTTAATATCATTTACAATGAGAGTAAAAGCAACTCTCCTAGGACAGATATGTATGTAGAATATATAGtgatataaaatacaaaaaataaataaataaatcacctATTTATTGGGTGAGTAGCAGGCTTTCATATGACTTTCTTGAGATCCTTCATTCCACTCTTCCTTAAAATCTAGATTTTTGGAGTGAATGCGTAATGgttgatctctgcagctcatccacgggccttttagttgttttactgatttatgtttttttccagcttACCTGTTCTTGAAAGATTTGCAAATCCATCTTCAGATGACAGACTGGAGAATGTTCTGTAAGATATTTAAAGCGTTTGGCTATAGTTTTATGATCTAACCATGGGTAAAATATCTCCACATCTTTATTCTTCATGATGGATTACCTGcagaataaaatacacataGGTGTACTCCATTAGTTAGCAATGAAGTGACTGAACTGAatccactggattttatttaggagtatcaAAGTATCAGGGACTGGATTAAAATGGACGCTACCATTGTAAGGTTTTTTGGCCTCCTTCATGagatcccaataaaataaataaaagtttgtgaTTAAAGTCACGAACAATGAAGATATTCAAAACACAGGAATAGATTTAATGTGGTTCCCTCGCtcttttaaatcacaaaatagCCTCGAGGTGGCGCTGTTTACCTGCCTAGGTTCTGCCTGATTTCTCACAAGAACTTTTTTCCAACCATGATTGCTCATTTGttcatacaaatatatatatatatatatatatatatatatatatatatatatatatatatatatatatatatataactgttGTTTTAGACTTAAGGTACCatacaaaaatggaaaatattactgatattttttaccaaaaacgaagttttgaagtgaaaaataaataatgtttagaGAATATGAAGTGAACGTGGATAGGTCAAAGTGCACAAAATGATGTGCCAGTCAGTTAAAGTGACAATTAGCTTCTTTGCATAGTTTTTGGCCATGTGACGGGGGAGACATGGACATGGGAGTTTTCTGAGGAACTTTAGAAGTTAgttggagaaagaaaatgttgtaGATCCTGATCACAGATTATTGCTTCTGTGGTCCCAGATTAactgcataaaataaataatgttcatGTTGTGTTATGCTACATGTTCCCTactgaaaggttttaaaaatggaagaGCACAATATAAGTATCACCACTTAGCTCAGTCATCTTGATATAATATTCTTTAGCTGACACTTGTGTTATTTagatataatatatatttgtcaatattttgtgGTGTCTACTGCTTATAATGAAGTGAAAATAAGtggcttctgtttattttgtcgCTTTTGCCACTTATGCTTAAATGTAATGACAGGATAACTGATCTGGTTCCTGAGAACAactcgtttttgttttttgtgattttgaagTACTTGCagcactataaaaaaaaatgtatttgtgccACACCAGTATTTTCTGGTATTTCGTTTTAAGTTTTTTGTGATATGATTAAttaatggaaaacaaaactatCCAAACGTGAAAAGGTGACTGCCCCCTAAACCTAGTAACTGCTTGTGGAATCCACTGGCTGCAACAGCTGCCATCAAGGATTTGCATGGactatttacaatatttgcttTCTATGTTATGAACATGAACACTGAACCTAACTGAGGCAGGTGAGGCCTGCGGTGCCTCAAGTATTGTACTAGGCTCTATTGTGACCTGCTGGATAACTCTTTAATGTTCCCTTAAAGTAAATTCAGAAGGCTATCCACTCGTTAGCATATTTAGATAAAGGCTCTCGGTGTAGTTTGCAGGCTTACATATGgatttgtaactttttccagACTGATGGACGTCAGGCTTTTGTGTCTTCAAGTTAACCTTAGTTAACTGATTGGATTCATTggactttattcaaaaaaaaaataaaatcaaaataaaatagaatagaatgcAATAGAAGTAGCTTTTAATGGGGAAATGAAAGATATGTAGGTTCACACAAAGCTTCCAagtgttaaatatatataaaaacaagacTAACAacaataaagttataataaCAATACACTGTTgtacaacatttttatgaacATAATATACATAATGTGCATGTGTACTGAACATCAAAAAGACAGCAGACTGATAcagcatttaatgttttttttaatgaatgtatgaatgctgctgtttgtgtcaCGGTGAGCAACACGCCCACAGTGGGAGACATGCTACGCATGTTGTTCGAGGGGGTAACGGGATACTAACCCACAGCAGAGTGTGTattaaattgatgttttttttttaaggacgGAACTACGTTTCCCATGATGCACCAGCGGGGAGCGTCGGGCTGTCAACGCCGGGGGAGAGGAATCGGTTCAGCATCTCCGGAGCTGCGGAGCGAAGCGTAGGACAGAAACACAGTGTTCACAAACACAATGAGCTGGAATTAACTCACCGACTGTCTGCCGCGATGCCCGGACCGGATATTTAACGACCGAACCGCCTCGTCTGCTTCGGATCAGCGCGGAGAGCGGACTTTAATTCATCAATGAGATCTGCGGAGAGGTTCTGCCGCTCGGTGGAAAcgcagaaaaacacaagatgaAGAAGCAGTTCAACCGCATGAGACAGCTCGCCAACCAGACAGTGGGCAGGTAAGAGCTGGACTCATGACACGAGGTGTGGACTCATGACGCGTCCTTGCCACGTTCAGTTGGCTTTTGGAGATCTGTCGCCAGAGTCGTTTCCTCGATGCCGCAACATTTGGCTCGGTTCGCACAAAGCGTTAACTGTCAGTGTGAGTGCCACATAATGTGCAGCCGTGTGATTGATTGAGCTCAGCAAGGGAGGAGCGAACCCGCACACTGATGAGGAGGGAGCCGACATGGTACCCAAGAAGctgggctgctgctgctgctgctgctgctgctgctgcccacCGACCAATGACAGGCAGGCGCAGGGCGGCTGCTGGCAGAGCCTCCAAGCACAATACAGCAAATGGGTTTTAATCAGGGAATAAGAGCACATTTCACCGGTGATTAGTAATTGTGAAGTGATGGATAGTTAGAGGTGGAAGGGTCAAACACTCAGGCTTAAGGGCAGCAAACTCTCCACTGGAACTTTCTCAGGTGACAGAGATCTGTTTGAGGGGATCACATGATGCCAGCTTCAGGTTGTACTCGTGGGGATTAGGGGTTGAACCAAttagtcgactagtcgactagtcgactctAGGACATCTCgcgagtttttacatttcatgtcgaCTAGTTGCAGTCATGTGATTGCCG encodes:
- the stx4 gene encoding syntaxin-4, giving the protein MRDRTKELGSNADASEDDDESKALMTKPGTSSAKDDKDNEAFFRKVQDIHECLHALKRMVTELENKQKTVLGVALPEESMKKELQTLRDEIKTLAGQIQKKLKSIEPKKGDDDGKYIPINIRMQRTQHGVLSKEFVELMGHCNTIQSQYRDRNVERIQRQLKITGANVTDEELDSMLESGQTDVFTQNILIDAQATKQALNEIESRHDEILKLERSIRELHEMFQYLAMEVEAQGEMVNRIENNINQSSNYVEKAKANLEQAVTYQSSARKKKIWIAICLAILLLIIVIAVVSSFA